From the Corythoichthys intestinalis isolate RoL2023-P3 chromosome 6, ASM3026506v1, whole genome shotgun sequence genome, the window ATGATTGCAGTTCTGTCTTTCCATTCTACGAGTTAAAATCTCATCGGTTTTTGGCCACATTCACTGGACAGTTATAGGATGTGCACACTTGGGAAACCACAATATtactacttttttgtttttaattatttttttaacttcccctctttttttcttaattgatTTTGCAGGTTATAGGACATATTAATCGTGAACACTTTTAAATAATtagtttcactttttatttaacaAATACATTTGATCAGACATGGAGGACTTTTTATATCCAGTTTAAAAATACAATGTCAGTagcaaacttttttcttttttttactcatgtttggtcaaaaaacaattcATGTATAATCCAACAAATGACAGATACACCTTTTAATCAGCTAAATTTGAACAATttgaagataaaaaaaaaagtccctcaATAAAAGATGATGAATACACCAGGAAAATGGGtatgttttttctgtttttgcggTAGACCCAATTTTTTGCTCaagagtgtcaagtgagtgagtGTAgcctcaggtttttaataaattatttgtgaaactaatgtttaataatagaaatataaaacaatttaaaaaataactactGATTTGCTGCTGTGTGGGAGTCTGGCCTCCTTGGGGCAGTGTGGCGCATATATTATTAAAGTCAagatttaattttgttaatttaactaatttttcaaatattaCGAGGAATATAAGTTTGAAGCAGTGTGGTATCACCTGCCTTTATGCTTTACTACAGCGTTTGTTTGTAAATATTCTTTATTTGAAGGTGAACTCCACTTTAATTTCTGCTGCTacagagttttattttatttactttttttacgtatttattttactttaactCAAGATCAGTCCAGATCAGTTTTCCATTAGGTGTTgaaataaagttgttttttttactttacaaaatgtgctttttttttttttttttttttttaccctaagTGTAACCTTTCAGTTTTCTGTCAATTTCAACATTTagatatgtatttaaaaaaataagacaaCCGACATACTAGAAATAACATAGAACCTGTTTATtagattcaaaagtgagattaaaGTGAGATAATgctgaaaaatcaaaatgcctttGTGGTAAAAGACTTAACATAACAATGTCAACAATTTTTTATCAAACATTAACAAATGAACAACATTgaattatttttccatttcaatGTCCTGGGGTTGCTCTTTTCGTTTGCGGTAGAGGAATACGGCAAGGACAACTATGACAATGAAGAGTGTGGTGATAGTGACAACGATTGCAGCGACTGCAGTGGTTGTCAGCAATCGTGGACTGCTCACACTGTTGTCCTGGGGCAGTGAACAGTCCAGGTGAAGGTCACAGTGTTTGGTGCCCACCATACTTTCCACCGTGCAGCGATAGCTTCCACACTCCCGCTCGGTGATGTTGAAATGCAAGGTGGCTCCTGTGGGGTCCACAGTGGCCTGAGGAGGCAAGACCTTATTTCCGCTGGTCTTGGACCAGATGTAATGCAAAGGTGGGGTGCCTTGCAGAGAGCTGCATTTCAGCGTCATACTGTTGTCTTCTTCGTCCACACTGCAGAGAGGCTGACTGGGTGCCTCTATGACTGTCAGGTCTAAGATCTTCTTGTCCAGTTCTGGTAACTTCTTCACCAGACAGCGGTACATCTCCGTGTCTGACGGACGTACATCTTTGATGATGATAGACGCGTCTCCGTTTTGGGGATCAGCTGACGTGAAGTGGACCCTCCCCTCCATTGGTTTGTACAAATCGGAATACAAGCGGCCGCCAGTAAACCAAATGATGGGTTGCTCCTCTCTGTCTGCAGACTCGATACTCCACAAGACCTCCGTGTACTGCTGAGAGTCCACGGTGTGAGTGTACGCACAGGGTAGCTGGACACTTGACCCCCTGGCGACGTAGTAGTGGTTCATTTCCTTCTGGATTTCCAGAGGGCATGCTGgacaaatgttgaaaaacactccCAGGAGGACAGAAGGCCAAAGGAAGTCCCACATCATCGCCATGTATACACCTGCaagtaaaagacaaaaacatactGGAATTAATCAAACacattttaggattttttttttctatcactaaagcatagacttcacatCAGCAATCATGTTTTcattataaatgtaaaaaacaatggaaaacagaataacactgacatcaattaaatgtattttatctCGATCCAAGTTTAAATGTTTTCAATCAGTCATGTTTACTctttaaataaaaactatacaaTTGaagacagcattttttttttttcccaagtgttaaaataaatggaaaacacaaacactgccacaataacatgttttttgcaTGATTACAAGTATAAAAGTTATCAGTCATCAATGCTTAGACTatcaaatgaaattaaaagaaaaaaagttaacactGCACTATTCAGCTTATGTGGAAACATGATCAATACAAAACACCACAATTCCAATGTCTCTCAAAACAAGTAAATAGGATTTCTTACTTGCTTATCTTTAGGAAGGAAGATGCACACCAACGACAGCAACActtgtctgcttctttggcaatTGGAGTAGTAATTCATCACGAAAAAGCAACTTATATCGGAAAGAGAAGATCAAAGCATCAAAGAGTTGAAAGGGCTCCTCTCATCGTGACGTCATGCTATTTGTTGACACGCCTCCGCCGCCATGACAGACGGCTTCGTGTACCGCGACTTCCGCTTTGTTTCCGCACTTGTGCTCGCGTTTTCCGGTTTACACGTGCTCTAAACGtcgacactaggacggataatggccttgtATCAAAAAATAgtcgcaaaataccctggagaaaattatctgtccgagTATAGACATCAGGGCCATGATTTTTCCTGTTTACACCACATACACCTCCAGCACACAAACGAAAACGCTTAGAAGAAACATGGCAGAATGCACAATGTGGTCGCATGAAAACTTCAAGTCAAGGTTATTTGTATTATAGCCACTACTTTTCACAATGTCGTACTTTTGaattctatatgtatgacaatcagtctgtatattttttaagcagTTGCATGGTCATGGTCTAATTTAACCAAGAGAGGGCGACATAACAAACTCAAAACTTTCTTTACTAACGAAATATTTTTATCTTTGCATTCAGccaccccaacacacacaccccCCTACGCACCCACTCTCTTACAATCACGgggcttttcaaataaatgtcaaatctctCAATCTGACTCCAAATTAAGGTGATTTTTGCTTATTAAACAGCTTCAGAGACCTATACCAAAGAAGAAACTCATTCATCCAATGTTTAAAGCAAGATTTTGTTTGAAAGTATCTGcattagtgaagaaaaaaacaagtatTACAAATCACATTGATCACATaaacaaatatttatttgtGCCAAACATTTCAAACTTAATTGAATCCACTGTCCACTTTGAAAGATCAATTTGTTTGGACTGAAACCAGCTCTGCATATCCCTCCAGAACAATTGCACTATATCacactgaaaaaacaaatgttcaAGATTatcaatgtcattttcaaaaaacacaaaacaattgtgCACAAAATTAAAGATTTAAGTTCCCGGGAGTCTATGACCTGTTTGTCGCACACATATAGGCTGatatttgtttaatcagaaaatACGTTTTCTAAAGTTAAGCATTTCAAATTCACTTCTGATGGCACTAATAGCCTATCAGCCCATAGAGAGCACCCATGAATAGACAATAATAGCACTTTCAGTAGTGGATGCTGAATTCCTTACAAACACTGCAAGTCAAGTATTATTTATGTTCatggccctcaatcacaacagtgtCTTCGTTGGGGCACGGGATGAACTTACTTACctttggcacataacaggtggtggcaatagctaaatcacacttgcagcaagTTAAAATGGACAGAACAGGTGGTGGTAAtatctaaatcacacttgcagccagttaaaatggattcaagttgactcaacctctgtcctgtgtccttgtgtgtaccaaattGAGCATGCAgagaagaaagaagaccaaagaactgtctgagaacttgagaagcaaaattgtgaggaagcatgggcaatctcaaggttacaagtcaatctccaaagacctgaatgttcctgtgtctaccgtgtgcagtgtcatcaataagtgtaaagcccatttttactaacctccctagatgtggacggaaaagaaaaattgatgagagatttcaaccaaagagtgtgcggatggtggataaagaacctcgactaacatccaaacaagttcaaactgtcctgcagtccgagggtacaaaagtgtcaacccgtactatccgttggggtctgaatgaaaagggactctatagtaggatacccaggaagaccccacttctgacccagagacaaaaaaaagccaggctggagtttgccaaaacttacccgagaaaagccaaaaacattttggaagaatgttctctggtcagatgagacaaaagtagaccattttgggaaaaggcatcaacatagagtttacgggGGGGgggatgaggccttcaaagtagAGAACACGGTCTCCAAAGTCAAacgtggcggaggttccctgatgttttggggttgcttggctgcctctggcactggactgcttgaccgtgtgcatggcattatgaagtctgaagactgccaacacattttgcagcataatatagggcccagtgtgagaaagctgggtctccctcagaggtcatgggtgttccgGCAGCAGGACAaggatccaaaacacactttaaaaagcactagaacatggtttgagagaaagcactggagacttctaaagtggccagcaatgagtcctgaCCTGAATCCAGGAGAACACCTGTGGCgatatctgaaaatggcagtttggagaaggcacccttcaaatgtcagagacctggagcagttggccaaagaagaatggtctaaaattccaacagagcattgtaagaatctcattgatggataccggaagggtttgttcgcagttattttgtctaaagtaaagatacacgataatatcggtcaccgataattatcggccgataatggcaattatgacgtcacacagataatccagataataaaaaaattcaaacgataatgcaatccgataattatatacttgatttagcctccaaatgtgcgcaaccgaagaattcagcacgccgcctcctcaacccctcccctctctgaagcccgagGGAGGAGGggatgaggaggcggagttacacgacaagaagtagttgaatattatggcggctgtcacaaaaaaaaagacgctcccaccatctgcgaaacatgtaccgtagaagttccatgaggcagaaagaacgcgtactcattcaaaaccactaacccagcagccatttaaaactgcatcacaaagatttttggaaccaaTAGGagtctgctgctagcgggaatgctaaagctattgtaaacactaacaaagttaaactacagggcttgtgacgatacagagtcgggctgtttgggaatgcagcccaaggcgggtggtaaattcgcatctaggctaaacaccggcaagactggagaccgatagtcggcaagtagccgtcttccgacggagcccgccgctctggccggtccggcaggccgccgccgcctcgccataggcggggcgggccgagccgAGCGATACCCCGGCTtggggacctccggcgaacaccccggtttctcgagcgttctcccacggcgtgcgagcagagccaggacccgaatacgccgcggcgaaccggctggggcgggcggattatccagtacgaacgtagctgccgccgccgccgagTCAAGAcacggttgttgttttttttacctaaatgacccgagaaccaaagccctggataaaaaaaataatgcagtttataccaccaccattcttcatgaaaaagtgatgtccagtaagcgagcttatcatgacggcacggtggttagatgataatttaaacatggagaaaacgaagtcagccagtcaataatgcattcagtatgtaaaatgacgagcggtcaaatgactttgtaacgctgcctttattttcggcttaacaaaactcgggcacaaaacaacacgcgcgCGGGTGCGAgttccaactccgtccaaatagtactgccgtgtatcagtttagctgctgtaacgcaaatgtcgtgaaagccgcaaatgtaaacaaagcgctgcagaatgggtacatgacatcgcgctcttttgagttaatcattttcacagtgtgcaacaaagcatataacattagcaatcacttttcaaattatttaacttatttctctgatcaattacagtcacactagataatcaaattcttaaatcaatattctgtagccacaaatattattcaaaatctttccttcttccaagttttttttttttttttttttaggattaattagaataatgtattgcttaaaacaaggctgttaagattattttcagctagctatttttcttccaagaaatctgagagaaatacacttgaagcgatggcagataatttcacttattgccaatagaataacacttaaaactgactagttttaaggtttgttttgcagtgtattaatgttatatatgttaggaatggcttacttttaaaggcatttttttgcaacttaggtatttactctttaagtaattgttgccaaaagtttaccattacacaatgtcagacaatctgtcattattaagatgtttgaattgacgacttgttcatatt encodes:
- the LOC130917095 gene encoding coxsackievirus and adenovirus receptor homolog, whose product is MAMMWDFLWPSVLLGVFFNICPACPLEIQKEMNHYYVARGSSVQLPCAYTHTVDSQQYTEVLWSIESADREEQPIIWFTGGRLYSDLYKPMEGRVHFTSADPQNGDASIIIKDVRPSDTEMYRCLVKKLPELDKKILDLTVIEAPSQPLCSVDEEDNSMTLKCSSLQGTPPLHYIWSKTSGNKVLPPQATVDPTGATLHFNITERECGSYRCTVESMVGTKHCDLHLDCSLPQDNSVSSPRLLTTTAVAAIVVTITTLFIVIVVLAVFLYRKRKEQPQDIEMEK